The following proteins come from a genomic window of Natrinema saccharevitans:
- the gpmI gene encoding 2,3-bisphosphoglycerate-independent phosphoglycerate mutase, which yields MEAALIVLDGWGLGDGGRDAVAAAETPVFDRLAESGAYGGLEVAGRRVGLPEGQMGNSEVGHLNIGAGRVVYQEYTRISDSIADGSFRENDAINAAFDRARENDGRVHFVGLVSDGGVHSDQEHLHALIELAGDRDVEAVTHAITDGRDTSPTGGRASLSTLEDVVDDHGTGHVATVSGRYYAMDRDQNWERTKRAYDAIVDREAEWTAESAVEAVEASYGRDVTDEFVEPTLIRDQPALEDGDSVVWFNFRSDRARQLTRMLADIRPEDWADEVETSPPDAEVVMMTQYDKTFDLPVAYPPNQPEQVLGEVLADAGRTQLRIAESEKYAHVTYFLNGGREVEFDGEIREIVESPDVPTYDLQPEMRAPEVTDTAIDAITADDPDVLVLNYANPDMVGHTGDYEAAIEAVEAVDAQLGRLVETLEDAGAHVLITADHGNADDMGTEDDPHTAHTYNEVPLIYLSPDGTDGGRTVREGGTLADIAPSILEVIGLEQPPEMTGESLLE from the coding sequence ATGGAAGCTGCGCTGATCGTCCTCGACGGCTGGGGACTCGGTGACGGCGGCAGAGACGCGGTCGCGGCGGCCGAAACGCCGGTCTTCGACCGGCTCGCGGAATCGGGTGCGTACGGCGGACTCGAGGTCGCGGGCCGACGCGTCGGGCTCCCGGAAGGCCAGATGGGCAACAGCGAGGTCGGCCACCTCAACATCGGTGCGGGACGGGTCGTCTATCAGGAGTACACCCGCATCTCGGACTCGATCGCGGACGGCTCCTTCCGCGAGAACGACGCGATCAACGCGGCCTTCGACCGCGCCCGCGAGAACGACGGTCGCGTCCACTTCGTCGGCCTCGTCAGCGACGGCGGCGTCCACTCGGACCAGGAACACCTGCACGCGCTGATCGAACTCGCGGGCGACCGGGACGTGGAGGCGGTCACCCACGCGATCACGGACGGCCGCGACACCTCGCCGACCGGCGGGCGGGCGTCTCTCTCGACGCTCGAGGACGTCGTCGACGACCACGGCACCGGCCACGTCGCGACGGTGTCGGGCCGCTACTACGCGATGGATCGCGACCAGAACTGGGAGCGGACGAAGCGAGCTTACGACGCCATCGTCGACCGCGAGGCAGAGTGGACCGCCGAATCGGCCGTCGAGGCCGTCGAGGCCTCTTACGGGCGGGACGTGACCGACGAGTTCGTCGAGCCGACGCTGATTCGGGACCAGCCCGCGCTCGAGGACGGCGATTCGGTCGTCTGGTTCAATTTCCGCTCCGATCGAGCGCGGCAGCTAACCCGGATGCTCGCTGACATCCGGCCGGAGGACTGGGCCGACGAGGTCGAGACCAGCCCACCGGACGCCGAGGTCGTGATGATGACCCAGTACGACAAGACGTTCGACCTCCCCGTGGCCTACCCGCCGAACCAGCCCGAGCAGGTGCTGGGCGAGGTACTGGCCGACGCGGGCCGAACCCAACTGCGGATCGCCGAGTCCGAGAAGTACGCCCACGTCACCTACTTCCTGAACGGCGGCCGCGAGGTCGAGTTCGACGGCGAGATCCGGGAGATCGTCGAGAGCCCCGACGTGCCGACCTACGACCTGCAGCCGGAGATGCGCGCGCCCGAAGTCACCGACACGGCGATCGACGCGATTACGGCCGACGATCCGGACGTCCTCGTCCTCAACTACGCCAACCCCGACATGGTCGGCCACACGGGCGACTACGAGGCCGCGATCGAAGCCGTCGAAGCCGTCGACGCGCAACTGGGTCGGCTCGTCGAGACGCTCGAGGACGCCGGCGCGCACGTCCTGATCACCGCCGATCACGGCAACGCCGATGATATGGGAACCGAGGACGACCCCCACACCGCCCACACGTACAACGAGGTGCCGCTGATCTATCTCTCCCCCGACGGTACCGACGGGGGCCGAACCGTCCGCGAGGGCGGCACGCTCGCCGACATCGCACCCAGCATCCTCGAGGTCATCGGCCTCGAGCAGCCGCCGGAGATGACCGGCGAGTCGCTGCTCGAGTAG
- a CDS encoding sodium:calcium antiporter: MFAVATLLGLAAVGTAIVWKGSSWLEDSANKLAIAYGLPAIVQGAVIAAVGSSAPELASVLLATLVHGEFELGVGSIVGSAVFNLLVIPGLAVVVADGGVDTTRELVYKESLFYMLAVAALLLTFSLAVIYNPADAAGGHIGGVVSRPLALFPLALYGLYLFTQYLDAAESEQRADGSIAIARTWFWFVVGLAFIVVGVEALVRAAIGLGEAFGTPSFLWGMTVVAAGSSLPDTFVSLTAARADRPTVTLANVLGSNTFDLLVAVPVGVVVKGALTVNFANIVPMMGFLVLATVAFFAISRTGMVLTRREGWLLLGLYGAFVCWLLVESLGVVSVL; encoded by the coding sequence ATGTTCGCGGTCGCGACGCTGTTGGGACTGGCCGCCGTCGGCACGGCGATCGTCTGGAAAGGCAGTAGCTGGCTCGAGGACTCGGCGAACAAGCTCGCGATCGCGTACGGGCTGCCGGCGATCGTTCAGGGTGCCGTCATCGCCGCTGTCGGCTCGAGTGCGCCGGAACTGGCGAGCGTGTTGCTCGCGACGCTGGTACACGGGGAGTTCGAACTCGGGGTGGGATCGATCGTCGGCTCGGCGGTGTTCAACCTCCTCGTGATTCCGGGGCTCGCGGTCGTCGTCGCCGACGGCGGAGTCGACACGACGCGAGAACTGGTCTACAAGGAGTCGCTGTTCTACATGCTCGCGGTCGCGGCGCTGTTGTTGACGTTCTCGCTGGCGGTCATCTACAACCCCGCCGACGCGGCCGGCGGCCACATCGGCGGCGTCGTCTCGAGACCGCTCGCCCTGTTCCCGCTCGCCCTGTACGGACTCTACCTGTTCACGCAGTACTTGGACGCCGCGGAGTCCGAGCAGCGAGCGGACGGATCGATCGCGATCGCACGCACGTGGTTCTGGTTCGTCGTCGGGCTGGCGTTCATCGTCGTCGGCGTGGAGGCGCTCGTCCGGGCGGCGATCGGGCTGGGAGAGGCCTTCGGGACCCCCTCCTTTCTCTGGGGGATGACCGTCGTCGCCGCCGGCTCGAGTCTGCCGGATACGTTCGTCAGCCTGACGGCCGCGCGGGCCGACCGACCGACGGTCACGCTGGCGAACGTCCTTGGCAGCAACACGTTCGACCTGCTCGTGGCCGTGCCGGTCGGCGTCGTCGTCAAGGGGGCACTGACCGTGAACTTCGCCAATATCGTCCCGATGATGGGGTTCCTCGTCCTGGCGACGGTCGCGTTCTTCGCGATTTCCCGAACCGGGATGGTCCTCACCAGACGCGAGGGGTGGCTGCTCTTGGGGCTGTACGGAGCGTTCGTCTGCTGGCTGCTCGTCGAAAGCCTCGGCGTCGTCAGCGTTCTCTGA
- a CDS encoding O-acetylhomoserine aminocarboxypropyltransferase/cysteine synthase family protein, with translation MSDDSDSEGNRFATDSVHAGQEPDPTTGARAPPLYQTTSYEFDDTGHAAALFGLEETGNIYSRIMNPTNAMLEERIATLEGGVGALATASGMAAFDLATFILADVGDNIVSSSALYGGTYTYLTHTVAKRGVETTFVDTLDYEAYAEAIDDDTAFVHLETIGNPALVTPDIERIADIAHDHDVPLFVDNTFATPYLCRPLEHGADLVWNSTTKWIHGAGSTVGGVLVDGGSFPWEDGDYPEITEPNPAYHGINFREAFGDAAFAFTARTRGLRDLGNQQSPFDAWVTLQKLESLPLRMEKHCENAMAVAEYLEDHEKVSWVNYPGLESHETHENAEKYLEGGYGGMITFGLEGGYDAAETVCNEVNLASLLANVGDAKTLIIHPASTTHQQLTEEEKLASGVTDDLVRLSVGIEDVDDVIADLDRAIEQA, from the coding sequence ATGAGCGACGATTCAGACTCCGAGGGGAACCGATTCGCCACGGACAGCGTCCACGCCGGACAGGAACCCGATCCGACGACCGGGGCCCGCGCGCCGCCGCTGTATCAGACCACCTCCTACGAGTTCGACGACACCGGCCACGCCGCCGCCCTGTTCGGCTTAGAGGAGACGGGGAACATCTACTCGCGGATCATGAACCCGACGAACGCGATGTTAGAGGAACGCATCGCGACGCTCGAGGGGGGCGTCGGTGCCCTCGCGACCGCGTCGGGGATGGCCGCGTTCGATCTGGCGACCTTCATCCTCGCCGACGTCGGCGACAACATCGTCTCCTCGTCGGCGCTGTACGGCGGGACCTACACCTACCTCACCCACACCGTCGCAAAACGCGGCGTCGAGACCACGTTCGTCGACACGCTGGACTACGAGGCCTACGCCGAGGCCATCGACGACGACACCGCGTTCGTCCACCTCGAGACGATCGGCAACCCCGCCTTGGTGACGCCGGATATCGAACGCATCGCCGACATCGCTCACGATCACGACGTGCCGTTGTTCGTCGACAACACCTTCGCGACGCCGTATCTCTGCCGGCCGCTCGAACACGGCGCGGACCTGGTCTGGAACTCCACGACCAAGTGGATCCACGGCGCGGGTTCGACCGTCGGCGGGGTCCTCGTCGACGGCGGCTCCTTCCCCTGGGAGGACGGCGACTACCCCGAGATCACCGAGCCGAATCCGGCCTATCACGGCATCAACTTCCGCGAGGCGTTCGGCGACGCGGCGTTCGCCTTCACCGCCCGCACCCGCGGGCTGCGCGACTTGGGCAACCAGCAGTCGCCGTTCGACGCCTGGGTCACGCTGCAGAAACTCGAGTCCCTGCCGCTGCGCATGGAGAAACACTGCGAGAACGCCATGGCCGTCGCGGAGTACTTAGAGGACCACGAGAAGGTCTCGTGGGTCAACTACCCCGGCCTCGAGAGCCACGAGACTCACGAGAACGCCGAAAAGTACCTCGAGGGCGGCTACGGCGGCATGATCACCTTCGGCCTCGAGGGCGGCTACGACGCCGCCGAGACGGTCTGTAACGAGGTGAACCTCGCGAGCCTGCTGGCAAACGTCGGCGACGCGAAGACGCTGATCATCCACCCCGCGAGTACGACCCACCAGCAGCTCACCGAGGAGGAGAAGCTGGCAAGCGGCGTCACCGACGACCTCGTGCGGCTCTCGGTCGGGATCGAGGACGTCGACGACGTGATCGCGGACCTCGATCGCGCGATCGAGCAGGCGTAA
- a CDS encoding DUF7522 family protein — MATGILTDDAAEQIVATCRTAIGDSLRSVTYFTRDDFEQVYLREDLERDADLSTFIGHEWRGFKTTQTAYEGSELGGYDYTIRVFENGFLIRVTNDSEGVFATTDGLTVKDFEEVATALDTFLSEREID, encoded by the coding sequence ATGGCAACCGGGATACTCACAGACGATGCGGCGGAGCAGATCGTCGCGACCTGTCGGACGGCCATCGGCGACAGTCTCCGGTCGGTCACCTACTTCACCCGTGACGACTTCGAGCAGGTCTACCTGCGGGAGGACCTCGAGCGCGACGCCGACCTCTCGACGTTCATCGGCCACGAGTGGCGCGGCTTCAAGACGACTCAGACAGCCTACGAGGGGTCGGAGCTGGGCGGGTACGACTACACGATCCGGGTCTTCGAGAACGGGTTTCTCATCCGCGTAACGAACGACAGCGAGGGGGTCTTCGCCACGACTGACGGCCTCACGGTCAAGGACTTCGAAGAAGTCGCGACGGCGCTCGATACGTTCCTCAGCGAGCGCGAAATCGACTAA
- a CDS encoding DUF5813 family protein produces MTDCPNPVADALASHDAFTAREDAYDLETTVFETTVTADEADGKRDGRFAITVVLPTLDAAVADEVVAPPVEDGWFETLERRLADVFTVAHTDTHDEPVVERDDNEVRVRLEYTAWDAAEGVADAKALIEFVEGTFAQGIIPGYEYQAEAATLLENAQNRGQQAADGDGNSGGMPM; encoded by the coding sequence ATGACCGACTGTCCCAATCCCGTCGCCGACGCGCTCGCGTCCCACGACGCGTTTACGGCCCGCGAAGACGCCTACGACCTCGAGACGACCGTCTTCGAAACGACTGTCACGGCCGACGAGGCCGACGGAAAACGCGACGGCCGGTTCGCGATCACCGTCGTCCTCCCGACGCTGGACGCGGCCGTCGCCGACGAAGTCGTCGCGCCTCCCGTCGAGGACGGCTGGTTCGAAACGCTCGAGCGACGGCTCGCGGACGTCTTTACCGTCGCCCACACGGACACCCACGACGAGCCGGTCGTCGAACGCGACGACAACGAAGTCAGGGTCCGCCTCGAGTACACCGCCTGGGACGCCGCCGAGGGCGTCGCGGACGCCAAGGCCCTCATCGAGTTCGTCGAGGGCACGTTCGCACAGGGGATCATCCCCGGCTACGAGTATCAGGCCGAAGCGGCGACGCTGCTCGAGAACGCCCAGAACAGGGGCCAGCAGGCCGCGGACGGCGACGGAAATAGCGGCGGGATGCCGATGTGA
- a CDS encoding Lrp/AsnC family transcriptional regulator: protein MVTAFVMIKANTGEADRLRDSIESIAGVESAHIVAGDVDLIAKASVETPAKVKEITATHIQAIEGVEDTQTYIAMD, encoded by the coding sequence ATGGTTACGGCATTCGTCATGATCAAGGCGAACACGGGCGAGGCGGATCGGCTCAGAGACAGCATCGAATCGATCGCGGGCGTGGAGTCGGCTCACATCGTCGCCGGCGACGTCGACCTCATCGCCAAGGCCAGCGTCGAGACGCCCGCGAAGGTCAAGGAGATCACCGCCACCCACATTCAGGCTATCGAGGGCGTCGAGGACACGCAGACGTACATCGCGATGGACTAA
- a CDS encoding potassium channel family protein gives MRFVIIGAGRVGLRTARVLRDEDHDVTMVERDEPTRRRAREQGFTVVDGDGSREDVLEEAGIAEADALGALTGDLNVNFTACMIGNHHGCRTVMRIDEAYREGIYRKYADQVDEVIYPERLGAIGAKNALLGGTIRAIADVAPNLQVVELTITADAPVNGYTISELHLPADATVLAFGKGEDPLEIPTEDLSLEDGDRLVVLADFDVLSEVRQLLVGETAERAAANAGTGTSSAATELLEGDSDGGAN, from the coding sequence ATGCGGTTCGTGATTATCGGGGCCGGACGGGTCGGGCTGCGCACCGCGCGCGTCCTGCGCGACGAGGACCACGACGTGACGATGGTCGAGCGCGACGAGCCGACGCGCAGACGCGCCCGTGAACAGGGGTTCACCGTCGTCGACGGCGACGGCTCCCGCGAAGACGTCCTCGAGGAAGCCGGGATCGCCGAGGCCGACGCTCTCGGCGCGCTGACGGGCGATCTGAACGTCAACTTCACCGCCTGCATGATCGGGAACCACCACGGCTGTCGGACGGTGATGCGGATCGACGAGGCCTACCGCGAGGGCATCTACCGCAAGTACGCCGATCAGGTCGACGAGGTGATCTACCCGGAACGACTCGGCGCGATCGGCGCGAAAAACGCCTTATTGGGCGGGACGATCCGCGCCATCGCCGACGTCGCACCCAATCTGCAGGTGGTCGAACTCACGATCACCGCCGACGCCCCCGTCAACGGCTACACGATCAGCGAACTGCACCTGCCAGCCGACGCGACCGTCCTCGCGTTCGGCAAGGGCGAGGACCCACTCGAGATTCCGACCGAGGACCTCTCGCTCGAGGACGGCGACCGGCTCGTCGTCCTCGCTGACTTCGACGTGTTGAGCGAGGTCCGACAGCTGCTGGTGGGCGAGACCGCGGAACGAGCGGCCGCCAACGCCGGGACGGGGACGAGTTCGGCCGCGACCGAACTGCTCGAGGGCGATTCCGACGGAGGTGCCAACTGA